From one Montipora capricornis isolate CH-2021 chromosome 10, ASM3666992v2, whole genome shotgun sequence genomic stretch:
- the LOC138021681 gene encoding 3'-5' exoribonuclease HELZ2-like: MAMMLQEQYRMHEDICEFPSRQFYEGKLRTAVSVRAREMNRHDVSKKVINFWPNHTAKEYVPLAFCNVVGEEEELVVTTDEGSERSKSNKKEKEKVVEVIKKLIGYGVIKDQIIVLTPYRAQCHLISEDLDGETLPNIPVMSIVKSQGSESDYVIISLVRSLPLSQINPEPNGAWLREKLGFVTDEHQINVALTRAKRGLVIIGNKNLLEVCDMWSDLIEHYQEKSCLVDGDHWPGP, encoded by the exons cacGAGGACATTTGTGAATTTCCCTCGAGGCAGTTTTATGAAGGCAAATTGAGAACAGCAGTGTCTGTCAGAGCCCGTGAAATGAACAGACACGACGTCAGCAAAAAGGTCATTAATTTCTGGCCAAATCACACTGCAAAAGAGTATGTGCCCCTTGCGTTTTGTAATGTTGTGGGCGAAGAAGAAGAGCTGGTTGTAACGACAGACGAAGGCAGTGAGCGCTCGAAGAGCAACAAAAAGGAGAAGGAGAAAGTG GTAGAGGTAATCAAAAAACTTATCGGATATGGCGTGATAAAAGACCAAATTATCGTTCTGACTCCTTACCGGGCTCAATGCCACCTGATATCAGAGGATCTTGACGGTGAAACGTTGCCCAACATCCCAGTTATGTCGATTGTCAAAAGCCAAG GAAGTGAAAGTGATTATGTAATCATATCACTAGTTCGTTCGTTACCGCTCTCCCAAATCAACCCCGAACCAAACGGAGCGTGGCTGAGAGAGAAACTAGGTTTTGTGACGGATGAACACCAGATCAATGTCGCTCTAACGCGGGCAAAACGAGGACTCGTCATCATTG GTAACAAGAATTTGCTTGAAGTCTGTGATATGTGGAGTGATCTCATAGAACACTACCAAGAAAAGTCATGTCTAGTGGACGGCGATCACTGGCCCGGCCCATGA